From Ascochyta rabiei chromosome 12, complete sequence, the proteins below share one genomic window:
- a CDS encoding 54S ribosomal protein L8, mitochondrial, with amino-acid sequence MAGGHMKYRALSRSSSHRQALLRNLVTSLFKHESIATTWHKAKEAQRLAEKLVTLGKKNTEASRRRAHQIFYEPNDMVPKLFGPIRERYAGRPGGYTRVLRIEPMKEDQAESAILELVDGPKDMRFAMTAKTLARLPPNKQLNDMTAKNVKRVTQFREDGMSQLQEMVQQMRIEKENGIDDRVLPAPRRVYPEESMRRDMHYPEEVEDWKLPNPLPKKQTKKEVEVVEPEDDFVVAERSLGKEVNA; translated from the exons ATGGCCGGTGGACACATGAAATACCGCGCCCTCAGTCGGTCGTCGTCGCATCGACAGGCCCTCTTACGCAACCTCGTCACATCGCTGTTCAAACACGAATCGATAGCAACAACATGGCACAAGGCAAAGGAGGCGCAGCGCTTGGCAGAGAAGCTGGTCACATTGGGCAAGAAGAACACAGAGGCCTCACGGCGGAGAGCGCACCAGATCTTCTAT GAACCAAATGATATGGTCCCCAAGCTTTTCGGCCCCATAAGAGAGCGCTACGCCGGCCGACCTGGAGGCTACACACGCGTCCTCCGCATCGAACCCATGAAGGAAGATCAGGCTGAATCCGCGATTCTCGAACTCGTCGATGGACCCAAAGACATGCGCTTCGCCATGACAGCGAAGACATTGGCGCGTCTGCCCCCCAATAAGCAACTCAACGATATGACAGCAAAGAATGTCAAGAGGGTCACACAATTTCGCGAGGATGGCATGAGCCAACTGCAAGAGATGGTTCAGCAGATGCGCATTGAGAAGGAGAATGGTATTGATGACCGGGTGCTGCCCGCGCCTAGGAGGGTGTACCCAGAGGAGAGTATGAGGAGGGACATGCACTACCCAGAGGAGGTCGAGGACTGGAAGCTCCCCAACCCTCTGCCTAAGAAGCAGACCAAGAAGGAGGTGGAAGTTGTGGAACCAGAGGATGACTTTGTGGTTGCAGAGCGCAGTCTCGGGAAGGAGGTGAATGCCTAA